Proteins from one Gemmatimonadaceae bacterium genomic window:
- a CDS encoding GTPase domain-containing protein — MSLVNYATREITCKIVYYGPGRSGKTTNLHYIYGQVPDDRKGKMVSLATQTDRTLFFDFLPLDLGMISGFTTKFQLYTVPGQVYYQTTRKLVLQGADGVVFVADSQSRQLDENVESFQDLHANLADQGVEARSVPLVIQYNKQDLPPELILSTNELSDALNFRGVPEFSADALHGPGVFETLKSISELVLKRLAGNGATR; from the coding sequence ATGAGTCTCGTCAACTACGCGACGCGCGAGATCACGTGCAAGATCGTCTACTACGGGCCGGGGCGGTCCGGGAAGACGACGAATCTGCATTACATCTACGGCCAGGTGCCGGACGACCGCAAAGGCAAGATGGTGTCGCTGGCGACGCAGACGGATCGCACGCTCTTCTTTGATTTTCTGCCTCTCGACTTGGGGATGATCTCCGGGTTCACGACGAAGTTTCAGCTCTACACGGTGCCTGGACAGGTCTATTATCAAACGACGCGAAAGTTGGTGCTGCAAGGCGCCGACGGCGTGGTGTTCGTGGCCGACAGCCAGTCGCGCCAGCTCGACGAGAACGTGGAGAGCTTCCAGGATCTCCATGCGAACCTCGCCGATCAGGGCGTGGAAGCCCGCAGTGTTCCGCTGGTGATTCAGTACAACAAGCAGGATTTACCGCCGGAGCTGATCCTGAGCACGAACGAATTGTCGGATGCGCTGAACTTTCGGGGGGTGCCCGAGTTCTCGGCCGATGCGCTGCACGGCCCGGGTGTGTTCGAGACGCTGAAGTCGATCTCGGAGCTGGTGCTCAAGCGGCTCGCCGGCAACGGCGCGACGAGATAG
- a CDS encoding DnaA/Hda family protein, with amino-acid sequence MQIDSKLRFDNFVVGSANRLAVAAARAVADAPGAVYNPLFMYSSSGLGKTHLMSAIGNHVVAKRGAVVELVTLDDFVEELHAAVAAGDTERFKEKYLKVGLLLIDDMQFLTGHKETQNELLRIFNALQADGRQIVMTSDRPPTDIADVDERLLTRLSGGLIVDMGTPDYETRMAILKAKCEERGVRFKAGVTEEVGRIEFKNVRELQGALNRLIAFQTLGGEQIAPEQVLSILGDLADQRARSAPPRLSGEFATFLTDIASVVSQHVEQWKARLSEGIDYWRGEGFKTGPLERALSDPAPPPSVETLLREFEATVSKLRELEKQIVRIDATLASHDVLRDPDRLSEAEQLLERAQRTSAPPPGPSAAFTRGGFEVGLSNQLAVKAADAIVGVPGSRYNPLFVHGPSGVGKTHLLNAIGNGLVQATGGAIACVPAQLFVDELIAALQEGTVDRWRTRYRAASALLLDDVQFVAGKERTQEELFHVFNALYADGKQLVIASDRPPRELSGLEERLRSRFEGGLVVQMQSPDRALRERLYARFMRDLGVDPTPEILSYLAERPVASVREIIGTANRILASAEVAAVPVTIGFIRAQLEPDDSEASRTAALKSAADTFFLDREKIVWQWPDASARLIEEFR; translated from the coding sequence ATGCAGATCGACTCCAAACTTCGCTTCGACAATTTCGTCGTCGGCTCGGCGAATCGCCTGGCTGTCGCGGCGGCGCGCGCCGTGGCGGATGCGCCGGGCGCCGTGTACAACCCGCTGTTCATGTACAGCTCGTCGGGGCTTGGCAAGACGCATTTGATGAGCGCGATCGGCAACCACGTCGTCGCGAAGCGTGGTGCGGTCGTCGAGCTGGTGACGCTCGACGATTTCGTCGAGGAGCTGCACGCGGCGGTCGCGGCGGGCGACACCGAGCGTTTCAAGGAGAAGTATCTCAAGGTCGGGCTGCTGCTGATCGACGATATGCAGTTCCTGACCGGCCACAAGGAGACGCAGAACGAGCTGCTGCGCATCTTCAACGCGCTCCAGGCGGACGGCCGTCAGATCGTGATGACGAGCGACCGCCCGCCCACGGACATCGCCGACGTCGATGAGCGTTTGCTCACGCGGCTGTCGGGCGGATTAATCGTGGACATGGGAACGCCTGATTATGAAACTCGAATGGCGATTCTCAAGGCGAAGTGCGAGGAGCGCGGCGTGCGCTTCAAGGCCGGCGTGACCGAAGAGGTCGGGCGCATCGAGTTCAAGAACGTGCGCGAGCTACAGGGCGCGCTCAACCGATTGATCGCGTTCCAGACGCTCGGCGGAGAGCAGATCGCGCCCGAACAGGTGCTGAGCATTCTCGGGGACCTCGCGGATCAGCGCGCGCGAAGCGCGCCGCCGCGACTGAGCGGCGAATTCGCGACTTTCCTCACGGACATCGCGTCGGTGGTGTCGCAGCACGTCGAGCAGTGGAAGGCGCGCTTGAGCGAGGGCATCGACTACTGGCGCGGCGAAGGGTTCAAGACGGGGCCTCTCGAGCGCGCGCTGAGCGACCCGGCGCCTCCGCCGAGCGTCGAGACGTTGCTGCGCGAGTTCGAGGCGACAGTGTCGAAGCTGCGCGAGCTCGAGAAGCAGATCGTGCGCATCGACGCCACGCTCGCGTCGCACGACGTCCTTCGCGATCCCGATCGACTGAGCGAAGCCGAGCAACTGCTCGAGCGCGCGCAGCGCACGTCGGCGCCGCCTCCGGGGCCATCGGCCGCATTCACACGCGGCGGCTTCGAAGTCGGGCTGAGCAATCAGCTCGCGGTGAAGGCGGCCGATGCGATCGTCGGTGTGCCGGGCAGCCGCTACAATCCGCTCTTCGTGCATGGGCCGAGCGGCGTGGGCAAGACGCACTTGTTGAACGCGATCGGGAACGGCCTCGTGCAAGCGACGGGCGGCGCCATCGCATGCGTGCCGGCGCAATTGTTCGTGGACGAGTTGATCGCCGCGCTCCAGGAAGGCACGGTGGATCGCTGGCGCACGCGCTATCGCGCGGCCTCGGCGCTGCTGCTCGACGACGTGCAATTCGTCGCCGGCAAGGAGCGGACGCAGGAAGAGCTCTTCCACGTGTTCAATGCGTTGTACGCGGACGGGAAGCAACTGGTGATCGCGAGCGATCGACCGCCGCGTGAGCTGTCGGGTCTCGAGGAGCGGCTGCGTTCGCGCTTCGAGGGCGGCCTCGTCGTCCAGATGCAGTCGCCCGATCGCGCGCTCCGCGAGCGGCTGTATGCTCGCTTCATGCGCGACCTGGGCGTCGATCCGACGCCGGAGATCCTGTCGTATCTCGCCGAACGGCCGGTGGCGAGCGTGCGCGAGATCATTGGAACGGCGAATCGCATTCTCGCGTCGGCCGAAGTGGCGGCGGTGCCCGTGACGATCGGCTTCATTCGCGCGCAGCTCGAGCCGGATGACAGCGAAGCCTCGCGCACGGCGGCGCTCAAGAGCGCGGCGGATACGTTCTTCCTCGACCGCGAAAAGATCGTGTGGCAGTGGCCCGATGCGTCGGCCCGTCTCATCGAGGAATTCCGCTAA
- a CDS encoding roadblock/LC7 domain-containing protein: MSTPFSEMLDSLTRQRGVRASLIVSESDGLVVDSNLRFGQDGERVAALAASMYRKARLSARAARLGAVAFLQLDAERGRICAVGGRSDLVIVVVADAAANVGLIRMELLKALETLE; this comes from the coding sequence GTGAGCACGCCCTTTAGCGAAATGCTCGATTCTCTGACGCGGCAGCGTGGCGTACGGGCGAGCTTGATCGTCTCCGAGAGTGACGGACTCGTCGTCGATTCGAACCTGCGATTCGGCCAGGACGGCGAGCGGGTCGCCGCCCTGGCGGCCTCCATGTACCGGAAAGCCCGGTTGTCGGCGCGCGCCGCACGACTGGGCGCGGTTGCGTTCCTGCAGCTCGATGCCGAGCGCGGACGGATCTGCGCCGTCGGTGGCCGTAGTGACCTCGTGATCGTGGTCGTTGCGGATGCGGCAGCGAACGTCGGTCTCATCCGCATGGAATTGCTGAAGGCGCTGGAGACGCTCGAATGA